A stretch of the Nicotiana tabacum cultivar K326 chromosome 6, ASM71507v2, whole genome shotgun sequence genome encodes the following:
- the LOC107831615 gene encoding transcription termination factor MTERF8, chloroplastic-like, which yields MFGLGGNGATKHLFSIRFQLFYSTAAATTLVDFLVNSLGFSNKEAISTSSKVTRSRLRNYEPQLLLDLFQKVGMNKTQIKTLVSSSPEVLFSHIDKNLKPKIKVLQEIGLSGSDLVTFINKSNFLTRGLHTTIKPSLDYLREYLGSYDAVARVVKKEPRLLSNNLPKVIPPNILLLQNLGFSRVDIETVFHRRPRYLLNNPEWLERVVNQAEKNFNVPRESRMFLHAIEALVSLDESKLERKLDIFRSFGWSDSDICAMVRKLPYCLTSSEAKIKITLKFFMNELGYEPSYLASHAPLLKYSMEKRVRPRNEILKFLKENQLIKGKLSLYTAVSSPESRFRKKYVLPFKEKMPELYDLYIKNSS from the coding sequence ATGTTTGGACTGGGTGGCAATGGCGCAACAAAACATCTCTTTTCCATCAGATTTCAGCTCTTTTACTCCACAGCTGCAGCAACTACATTGGTGGACTTTCTGGTAAATTCACTTGGCTTCTCCAACAAAGAAGCCATTTCTACAAGCTCCAAGGTAACTCGTTCGAGACTCCGAAATTATGAGCCACAATTGTTACTTGATCTCTTTCAAAAAGTGGGTATGAATAAAACCCAGATCAAAACCCTCGTTTCTTCTTCCCCTGAAGTGTTGTTTTCTCATATTGATAAAAACCTAAAACCCAAAATTAAGGTTTTACAAGAAATTGGCTTATCTGGGTCTGACCTTGTTACATTTATCAATAAAAGCAATTTCTTGACAAGAGGTTTACATACTACAATTAAACCCAGTCTTGATTATCTTCGGGAGTATTTGGGCAGTTATGATGCTGTAGCTAGGGTTGTTAAGAAAGAGCCTAGGCTGCTTTCCAATAATCTCCCTAAAGTAATACCACCCAATATATTGTTGTTGCAAAATCTTGGGTTTTCACGGGTGGATATTGAGACGGTTTTTCATCGGCGTCCTAGGTATCTGCTTAATAAccctgagtggcttgagagagTAGTAAATCAAGCAGAAAAGAATTTTAACGTACCTCGGGAGTCACGAATGTTTCTTCATGCCATTGAAGCACTTGTGTCGCTTGATGAATCGAAATTAGAAAGGAAATTAGATATTTTCCGGAGTTTTGGATGGTCTGATTCTGATATCTGCGCAATGGTGCGAAAACTTCCTTACTGTTTGACTTCATCAGAGGCTAAGATAAAGATAACATTGAAGTTTTTCATGAATGAACTGGGGTATGAACCTAGTTATCTGGCATCTCATGCGCCACTTTTAAAGTACAGTATGGAGAAGAGGGTCAGGCCAAGGAATGAAATCTTGAAGTTTCTTAAAGAAAACCAGCTGATAAAAGGGAAGCTAAGTCTTTACACTGCCGTGTCATCTCCTGAATCACGATTTCGTAAGAAATATGTTCTTCCTTTCAAGGAGAAGATGCCCGAGTTGTATGATTTATACATCAAAAATTCAAGCTAA
- the LOC107815866 gene encoding protein SEEDLING LETHAL 1, chloroplastic, whose translation MFGISSYCAKERLFSIRFQLFYSTAAATTLVDFLVNSLGFSNKEAISTSSKVTRSTLRNYEPQLLLDLFHKVGMNKTQIKTLVSSSPELLFSHIDKNLKPKIMVLQEIGLSGSDLVTFINKSDFLMRGLHTTIKPSLDYLREYLGSYDAVARVIKKEPRLLSSNLPKVIPPNILLLQNLGFSLGDIETVFHRRPRYLLNNPEWLERVVNQAEKSFNVPRESRMFLHAIEALVSLDESKLERKLDIFRSFGWSDSDICAMVRKLPYCLTSSEAKIRSTLKFFMTELGYEPSYLASHAPLLKYSMEKRVKPRNEILKFLKENQLIKGKLSLYTAVSSPESRFRKKYVLPFKEKMPELYDLYIKNTS comes from the coding sequence ATGTTTGGAATCAGTAGCTATTGCGCAAAGGAGCGTCTCTTTTCCATCAGATTTCAGCTCTTTTACTCCACAGCTGCAGCAACTACATTGGTGGACTTTCTGGTAAATTCACTTGGCTTCTCCAACAAAGAAGCCATTTCTACAAGCTCCAAGGTAACTCGTTCGACACTCCGAAATTATGAGCCACAATTGTTACTTGATCTCTTTCACAAAGTGGGTATGAATAAAACCCAGATCAAAACCCTCGTTTCTTCTTCCCCTGAATTGTTGTTTTCTCATATTGATAAaaaccttaaacccaaaattaTGGTTTTACAAGAAATTGGCTTATCTGGGTCTGACCTTGTTACATTTATCAATAAAAGCGATTTCTTGATGAGAGGTTTACATACTACTATTAAACCAAGTCTTGATTATCTTCGGGAGTATTTGGGCAGTTATGATGCTGTAGCTAGGGTTATTAAGAAAGAGCCTAGGCTGCTTTCCAGTAATCTCCCTAAAGTAATACCACCCAATATACTATTGTTGCAAAATCTTGGGTTTTCGCTAGGGGATATTGAGACGGTTTTTCATCGGCGTCCTAGGTATCTGCTTAATAAccctgagtggcttgagagagTAGTAAATCAAGCAGAAAAGAGTTTTAACGTACCTCGGGAGTCACGGATGTTTCTTCATGCCATTGAAGCACTTGTGTCGCTTGATGAATCAAAATTAGAAAGGAAATTAGATATTTTCCGGAGTTTTGGATGGTCTGATTCTGATATCTGTGCAATGGTGCGAAAACTTCCTTACTGTTTGACTTCATCAGAGGCTAAGATAAGAAGTACATTGAAATTTTTCATGACCGAACTTGGGTATGAACCTAGTTATCTGGCTTCTCATGCACCACTTTTAAAGTACAGTATGGAGAAGAGGGTCAAGCCAAGGAATGAAATCTTGAAGTTTCTTAAAGAAAACCAGCTGATAAAAGGGAAACTAAGTCTTTACACTGCCGTGTCATCTCCTGAATCACGATTTCGTAAGAAATATGTTCTTCCTTTCAAGGAGAAGATGCCTGAGTTGTATGATTTATACATCAAAAATACAAGCTAA